The window TTGCTGTGGAGGTCGAAACCCCTGAAGGCGACATTTATAGTCTGGATGACGAGGCTTTTTTAACCCATCTCAAAACACTCACCCAAAACCAGACGCTGAAGCTGCACTTTACCCAGAGAAGCCAGTTTGATTGCCGTCCGCTGTCACTCTTTTCCCTCCAAACGCGAGATTTACTGGCAGAAGAATTGGGGATGGACGTTGACAAACGTCGGTTTCGCGCCAATTTCTATGTGAATTGGAACGAGAATAAGCCTCGTCTTTATGAAAATGAATTGGTGGGCAAGCGCTTAAAAATTGGCGAAATGCTGGAAATCACCGTGCTAGAGCGCGACCCTCGATGCAAAATGATCACGCTCGATCCAGACACCGCTGAAGCCAATCCTGCGGTGATTAAGCATGTTGCCAACGCCTATGAAGGGTTTGCCGGGGTATATGGGGCCGTTTTGGTAGAGGGCATGGTTAAAACCGGGGATGCCATTCAGCTGCTAGATTGACGGGCATCTTCTCCCACAATCAATAACTGGAAAATTACAAAAAGCCCCCATTGGGCCTTACGAGAAAAGGTGACCAGACAGTCAATGTCGCGACTGAGGAACTCAGTTAGAGTGCTCCAAAGAATAGTGTGTCCAGGAACCCGGTTTCTCTCAAACCCCAGCCATTAGCTGGTTAGGCTTTGTAGAAACCGGGTTCCCATCGCGAGATGATTTTCTTCCTGACTACTCTTAGGTAATTGCGTCGTGCTGTTAAGAATTAACCGATCGCGGTGGCCCAGTCTTTCGCCCAATTCAAATTCTTATGCACCTCGTCCAACGTGTCGGCTTCACTATAAAGCCGTAACACCGGCTCAGTACCGCTAAAGCGAATTAGCAGCCAACTGCCATCCTCCAGCGAAAACTTGTAGCCATCAATGCTGAGACAGTCCTTCACTGCTTTGCCCGCCACTGTTTGAGGGCAATTAGTTTGCAGCGCCTGCAGCAGCTTGGCGCGAACATCCATGCTGGCTAACGGCAAATCAATGCGATCGTAGTCAGAATCGTATCCCGTGATTTGCTGCAGCTTGCGGTAGCGATCGCTCAAATCTAGCCCAGACTTCACCACCGACTCCAGCACATACAGCGCCGACAGCAGCGCATCTCGTTCGGGAATGTGATGGCCGTAGCCAACACCGCCAGACTCTTCACCACCGATCATCGCCTTCGATTCCAACATGCGATCAGCAATGTACTTGTAGCCAATGGGCGTTTCATGCAGCGGCAAATTATGCATCGCCGCTACCTTAGGGATGATGTTAGAACCGCTAATGGTCTTGATCACCTCACCCGAGTACTCATGCACCGTAGTCAAATGGTCGATCAGGATAGGAATCAAAATCTGAGAACTCAGGAAATTGCCCTGCCCATCAACCGCCGCGATGCGATCGCTATCGCCGTCAAACACCAATCCGGCAATCAGCCCTCCCTGGACAGAGGGTTGGTATTCTTTCACCGTTTTCAGCATCCGCTGCAGATACTTGGGCAGCGGTTCCGGTGCCCCCCCTTCAAAGAGCGGGTCAGCATTCGTGTTCAACTCATTAATAGGCTGCCCTAGCAAGCGCTCTAGCCCCGTTGCAGCAGAGCCATGCATGACATCGGCAAAAACCGTGAGCCGACCACTGGTGATGGCATCTTGAATAGCAGCCAAATCTACTTGAGCCTGCAAGCCAGCACAATAGCTGGGCCACGGGTCAAAGGATTCGATCGTGCCGGGTTGAGCGGGGGCTGGGAAGGATTTGTCTAGCTGAGCTTCTACCTGCTTAGTGACATCCGGAGGCACCGAGCCCCCAAAAGCACTTTTAATTTTGAGGCCATTGTAAGCCGCTGGGTTGTGGCTAGCGGTAATGACGATCGCCCCTAAAGCTCCTTGATCTTTCGCAGCCCAGCTAAAAGCAGGTGTCGGGGCAAAAGTATCTGTCAGTAAAACATCGAACCCAGCCGCTGCCACCGCCTCAGCCGCCGTGCGCGCAAATTCTGGGGAGAGAAACCGGCGATCGTGTCCCACGATCACCGTGTTGCTGCCGGTCTGCTCTCCGTAGCACTGCTTCAAGACATGGGCAGCCACCTGAGCCACCTGCAACACCCGTCCAAAAGTAAAGTCAGCAGCAATCATGCCGCGCCAGCCGTCGGTTCCAAATTTAATCGGCTTATCAATAAAGGAAGCGGGGGATAGTGCGATCGCCATAGGGTTTTTCCAAAATGAACAGCATCTATTACACTGCACCCAAGAGTTTACCCAGCTATCCGGAGAATCTCTAGACACCCAGAGAATAAAGCCCCTCCTAGGCAGCATCAGGAGCCAACCAAAGGGCTAGATTCCAAAAGTAGGTGTATATATCAGCAAGCCCTACGGGATGGGTCTTAACCCCCTGTCCAGGCGGTTCATCCACGAAGCTGGGGCACCCCATATCCGTATCAATGTTGTAGTCCACAAAATGGTGAAACGTCGACTGTGCAACTACTCGCCCGAGCATGTTGCCGTTTTCATCAAGGGCACGATCCGCCACCACCACCAAGTTAAAGGGGCGCTTCGTCACCCTACTTTTGCCGGTAGCAATGACCCGAGCATGGGGCATGTCTGCGGGTACGCTGACACCTCCCTCATGGGGATGCGCCAGAAAATATTGAATCGCCCCATTTGCACTCTTTAACAGCGGATGTAAAGGATCAACCGGAGTAATGATTTGATAATCTCCATTCGCCCCAGAGTGATAATTGGGCCAGTCAATCGTAGTCGTGTACGGATCATCTCGAACACAATGGTCTGGATCCGGCGGGTTCTGGCGCGATCGGAAGTGATGGAACGGCCCCAACGTCCCCAAGGCACACATCGAAATACCCATATCTTGATGATCGCGCGTGGTGAGAATACCTCCCCCAGCTCGATGAAATCGGGTAATCCCTTCACAGTCTGCCGTACTGAGACCATCCCCCACATCTAAGGCAAACAGCCACAGCTCATCGAACTGATCCCGACTCAGGGTGCTCAAGACTGGATCATTGCCCTCAGCATCTGGCCTGCGATCGCGTGCCGTCACCTCAAACAAAAAATTACCTGCATCATCTTTCAGCCCACTCAAATAGCCCCGAATCAAAGAAAATCGATGAATTGTCCAATCATCGGTATCCGTGGGTAACAGCGTCGTCTGCAACAAAATGCGGGTTGCCATGGCCAGCCTCC is drawn from Leptolyngbya sp. SIO1E4 and contains these coding sequences:
- a CDS encoding phosphoglucomutase/phosphomannomutase family protein translates to MAIALSPASFIDKPIKFGTDGWRGMIAADFTFGRVLQVAQVAAHVLKQCYGEQTGSNTVIVGHDRRFLSPEFARTAAEAVAAAGFDVLLTDTFAPTPAFSWAAKDQGALGAIVITASHNPAAYNGLKIKSAFGGSVPPDVTKQVEAQLDKSFPAPAQPGTIESFDPWPSYCAGLQAQVDLAAIQDAITSGRLTVFADVMHGSAATGLERLLGQPINELNTNADPLFEGGAPEPLPKYLQRMLKTVKEYQPSVQGGLIAGLVFDGDSDRIAAVDGQGNFLSSQILIPILIDHLTTVHEYSGEVIKTISGSNIIPKVAAMHNLPLHETPIGYKYIADRMLESKAMIGGEESGGVGYGHHIPERDALLSALYVLESVVKSGLDLSDRYRKLQQITGYDSDYDRIDLPLASMDVRAKLLQALQTNCPQTVAGKAVKDCLSIDGYKFSLEDGSWLLIRFSGTEPVLRLYSEADTLDEVHKNLNWAKDWATAIG
- a CDS encoding MOSC domain-containing protein; translation: MAVVGTVESIWRYPIKSMRGEELAESFVSFAGLMGDRVYSVVKDGGNPGFPWHTARDQESLLLYKPRYKHASATIQPNNLEAAQGMGPGINPLYPDTDQFAVEVETPEGDIYSLDDEAFLTHLKTLTQNQTLKLHFTQRSQFDCRPLSLFSLQTRDLLAEELGMDVDKRRFRANFYVNWNENKPRLYENELVGKRLKIGEMLEITVLERDPRCKMITLDPDTAEANPAVIKHVANAYEGFAGVYGAVLVEGMVKTGDAIQLLD